In Fusarium poae strain DAOMC 252244 chromosome Unknown contig_1, whole genome shotgun sequence, the following are encoded in one genomic region:
- a CDS encoding uncharacterized protein (TransMembrane:2 (o20-43i338-361o)) — protein sequence MKEYLSSLLKFSLPSPDPATIQLLLIFISVLPVASSVIALGLFRFKQPSDNDGAEKSAPASSWGVQAMGYLLSLTPQPENFLRRLTQQLQGAPAYIPSIGREIYLAMPGKQIEGLFRRSSSLVPTPSLLDALSIFFGLSGHDVKAFSHGHISAYESNIGVYTTDADAFRCFMKHQRQDCADHLEGRNLVPVVERFKKNLASEISATTEIGQNWGVVPDLFTFLPNPILTANIEALYGEHRLKTCPNFLRDFWAFYKAFPNIAKGLPRWMMPSSFQTRDEMLKSFSRWRTWYAANFDWNNHELRDVEYEPIWGTQYVRKMVQRHEALGLSDNGVTVVMLGYFFITMATTVPAAVWMIIHILLDEDVLRRVWYQIGPAFQSTGAGERPDIKMLMKDPLLNSIYYETLRLRVTSTVGRTSIDEGLNLAGGWNVKAGEPIMCTGRLAGLDESFWNTGQPLSTDQPSHPLETFWAERFLDCPGSTSLSGPMKKKHVQPIRDSPAAWSSQQYDGQRGIRHGRIPNDMEKFVKQLMSSVLELQLFQDNGGALIASQLRASSKSPVLGHPLGC from the exons ATGAAGGAGTACTTGAGCTCGCTGTTGAAGTTTTCGCTTCCAAGTCCAGATCCCGCGACGATCCAACtccttttaatttttatctCTGTTCTCCCTGTTGCTTCAAGTGTCATAGCATTGGGACTATTTCGGTTCAAACAACCTTCTGATAATGATGGCGCAGAGAAATCTGCTCCTGCGTCCTCATGGGGTGTTCAAGCCATGGGGTACCTGCTGTCGCTTACACCGCAACCAGAGAATTTCTTGAGACGCCTTAC TCAACAGCTGCAGGGGGCTCCGGCTTACATTCCGTCGATAGGTCGGGAGATATACTTGGCCATGCCTGGCAAGCAGATCGAAGGATTGTTCAGAAGAAGTAGCAGTCTGGTACCGACGCCTAGTTTGCTTGATGCCCTGTCCATCTTCTTCGGGCTGTCAGGCCACGATGTCAAAGCTTTCAGCCATGGCCATATATCTGCTTACGAGTCCAACATAGGAGTCTACACAACTGACGCGGATGCCTTCCGGTGCTTCATGAAGCATCAGAGGCAAGACTGCGCTGATCATCTTGAAGGGCGGAACTTGGTCCCTGTTGTGGAGAGATTCAAGAAAAATTTGGCATCTGAGATTTCCGCAACGACAGAGATCGGGCAGAACTGGGGCGTCGTTCCTGATCTCTTCACTTTCTTGCCAAATCCGATACTTACGGCAAATATAGAGGCTCTGTACGGAGAGCACCGGCTTAAAACTTGTCCAAATTTCCTTCGGGACTTCTGGGCCTTCTATAAAGCATTCCCCAACATTGCCAAAGGTCTGCCCCGATGGATGAtgccatcttctttccagaCCCGTGACGAAATGCTGAAAAGCTTCAGCCGTTGGCGCACCTGGTATGCTGCAAATTTTGACTGGAACAATCACGAGCTTCGCGATGTCGAGTACGAACCTATCTGGGGTACCCAGTATGTCCGTAAGATGGTTCAGCGACACGAGGCCCTCGGGCTCTCCGACAACGGAGTGACCGTGGTGATGCTGGGATACTTTTTTAT CACAATGGCAACCACCGTCCCCGCTGCTGTGTGGATGATCATACACATCCTACTCGATGAAGATGTGCTCCGACGGGTTTGGTACCAGATCGGTCCGGCGTTCCAGTCCACAGGGGCCGGAGAGCGACCAGATATcaagatgttgatgaaaGACCCACTCCTCAACTCCATCTACTACGAAACACTCAGGCTACGTGTCACGAGTACTGTTGGTCGAACATCCATCGACGAAGGGTTGAATCTCGCTGGAGGCTGGAACGTCAAGGCTGGCGAGCCCATCATGTGTACTGGCCGGCTTGCGGGACTGGATGAATCCTTTTGGAACACCGGCCAGCCCCTGTCTACTGACCAGCCTTCGCACCCTCTGGAAACCTTCTGGGCTGAGCGGTTTCTCGATTGTCCAGGCAGCACCAGTCTCAGCGgaccgatgaagaagaagcacgTCCAGCCTATACGGGATTCTCCAG CTGCCTGGTCATCCCA ACAGTACGATGGCCAGCGTGGAATAAGGCATGGTCGTATTCCTAACGACATGGAAAAGTTTGTCAAACAGCTTATGAGCTCTGTTCTTGAACTGCAACTATTCCAGGACAATGGTGGAGCTCTTATAGCGTCGCAGCTCAGGGCCTCGAGTAAATCACCCGTTTTAGGCCATCCCCTTGGCTgctag